gcattatttttgcaccagcCTAATAAATGTGAAGCAAGAGTCAAGActgttatcattttttttactatgattAACATTTCGGCATCGCCTTCGGCAGAACCCAACACAACTAACATTGTTACCCTTCCGTATGGCACCTTGACAGGTTAGCCAGCTAactagaaacaaaaacaaaagacaaaaattgtCCAAGAATGACTTTGAGAACTCCGTTTCAAATCACCAAGCAACGAAAACACCAGTTGCAACCTCCTAACCAACTATAAAGCTATTCAAACTAACGCACTATACTTCAGGAGTATTTGAAAACGATGTAACAATTGTTTTGGGGTTGCcgatactttaaaaaaatattttgattcgCACACAAAGTGGCAcaatacttgaaaaaaaaaactaggaactAGAAACCACATTAAAATcctaaaagataaaagataaggTGTCttccgttaatcaatccgtttgcgatacttcaattcagagtcgtttgaggtttacaaacgcaTTACTACGACTTGCGGTGGGAGGGAGGGGATAACCGATGTATCTcgggtcagtgtttttatcctcccagatgagtctggtaccaatttatcgactccccGGAGGGATTAAAGGCTTTGTTGGCACCAGGAcggaatcgaacctctgatcgatcgcgCTGAAGCCACAacagaacctcttactgaccGTGCTACACCGTCCTATACTTTAAGACCCATGGCAAAATGGAGTTCCTTGTTGGTCAAGAGTATAGCCTTGGTGACGATGAAACGAAAGCATTTCTATAGTAATCCTACcagcaaaaaaatctgagaGTTATAAAATAGCCTTTCATATCAACAAACGAATTCGTACACATTACCCAGAATTCTACTTCTGATGCAAGTCGCAAAATGTACAGCTACAAAAGCCTGCTCacaaaatctatgaaataaaaGTACAGAAAGTTCGTAAGCTAATAAAACTAAACAGTCTAAATAGAACATCCTGTATGGCCAAATCTAATAAAGCTATATATGATGGACATTGATTccaaatttaataattattcatttagaaggaaaaagaatgaaaaacggaaaattccGCGGAAAGTTTTAGAAAAGGTAGCACTTAGGTACAACATAATCACAAAAAACGGCTTCTTCAAATCGTAGATAAGTGAGTTTCAACACAAAGAGCTCGTTCAGgatgaacaaaaagaatttgagaaaCAATCTAACCTCCTTCGGATACAGTGTTTTCAGTCCCTTGATTATATACTTTTGTCGATAGTGAAAGACTTGCCGACAAAGCTTCTCGACAACCTGAATGAAACAGTCAAAAATGGGCGATTATCGAACACCTGATTCAAAATACCTCGAAAGGGACATTAATCAGAGGCTGAGCTCGAGGAAGAAATCGAACCACTCCTACATTAACCTCCGGTGGAGGAACAAAGCAAGTTCCTGTCAAACATACAAAATACATGAAAGTAGAAATATAGCATATAATTTGAAATATGGAAAGTACCGACAAGCAATAAAAGTAGAGAACGCAGAGTTTTAAAAGGCTACAGTTTAACTAGGTTCAAATAGAATGATTAAACCTACCAGGAATTGTAAATAGTAACTTCGGCTCAGTTAGGTACTGGGCCATAATTGAAAGCCTTGAACGAGCGTCATCGTCGATCGGACTACATATTCGTTTCGCTACTTCCATTTGAAAAGTCAACGTTAGTGGTACGCGCCCGAATCGCCATACATTGCTGCGATACGACATATCTTTTAGCAGTCTgaaacaacgaaaattaaaCTGTACTTGATAAATGGCGAATAATAAGAGGAAGtatcttctagaaaattctaatAATGCTGTTTTTTGGAACATCCGAAATGTTTCTTATTCTTGAGACTTCAACACCAAGAAATTGCTAACACAAGTGAGAGAAACTGGGAATTGAGACAAAATTattaggttgaggaataagttctTTCCGTTTTAATCGATCGTTTGTTTACAGCGATTCTTTTGTCGTAAGGCCAATCGTAATATACCATTTTAAAGAGGTTTTTCTGCTCTACAAACCTGTTGTAACCTTTTCGATAACTAAATGTTGCCTTATTTCGCCTCTGAAATGGACATTCCGGcgtaaaaaacattttcacacCTTTTACTTCGCCGAGGTAAGCCACCGAAGCTGCTCGGGATATTTGCGCCGGTATGGAAGATGCTATAACTGCGAGGACTGCTCGAATTGTTTGCCAAATTCAAAATGGCAATTTTGACCTGGACGACTCTCTCCGCTCTGGTCGACCTTCTGACTTCACGATGTCTAAGGCTTTTAAGGAAGACGGCCGTGATCAGTCGGGAATTGCAAGATACTGCACCAAAGACAATTAACCATCTTCACTCGGATTGCCAAAACTCGCTTGACCACACCCAAACGCAGCCTCACGCAACATTGCCGCCTCCAAGCTCATTAAGTCCTTGCACCCACCGACTTCGACCTTGCGCCAACAGATTATCACCTTTTCCGCTCGCTTCAACCAAATGCGAGGTGTTACCTTCGACAACAACGAGGACCTCATTGGCTCACAACTTTTCAGTAGGCCCGGGTTTGCAAACGGTTTAACAGTTGTCGTAGCGTCGAAACATACAGAATCATGTTATAATTGTtgttaaatgtaaatattttttcaataaagaaaaacgaaagaactCCAACCTAATAGCATCTAGTGATATACTTGTCATTAGTACTCAACTATTTAGAGTGAGAGGAATCATGCAGAGTTATGTAGGACTTTAGTGTGCTTAACGTAAGACCTGTGAAAGCAAGCAAAGGAACGCAACTAAAACGAATATTAAGAGTAACTATTAAAAATGAACTCACTTGATTATTAGAGGAGATGCAATATTGAATGGCaaattcccaataatatgcatGGGCGGAGGGTTATCATTCCACTCCCTACACCGATTCCCAACCTCTTTACTCCAAAATTCGCCGATATTTGTCTTCAACACATCACCGTGATGAATATGCAGGCGATCCTCCGCAGCTTCTGCAAGATGCtggaaaacagcagaaaaaatcagaactaATGCTAGAACTTCACGAATAATGTGCATAGAGTAAACTTATGACCTTAGACAGCTTACCTCTAAAGGTGGAATAAATCGTTTATCGATCTCAACAACATCTAGGCGATCACAACTAGATTCCAAGATAGCTCTAGTAATCCCACCTGGACCAGGCCCCACTTCACATACCCAATCTCCAGGCTGAACTCCAGCTGACCGCACAATCTATAATATCAAAGGTGACTGAAAGCAATGTCGTTTTTCAAACCAATTTAAAGCAAAGTAACTGTCTAATATTTTAATTACAGCTGATGACGTAGTCATCCTCCTTGTCAATGACTTTCTGTCATCTAATGGGCAATTTTAAATTCCGGATACCTTTCTAGTGAGATTCATGTCCATGAGGTAATTTTGTGAAAGCACTTTCTTCGCTCGTAAACGATACATGTGAATGAAATCTCGCAGTGGCGGTAGAGGGGGCAGGCGAGAGAAGCTCGTCGCCATTctgaaaccaagaaaaaaatgatattcaACCAGAAGCCACTGACAATACTTGTCAGCTAAAAAACTACACAAAAAACTGCCTTTTATAGCATCAACAACGGAACTGTCTAAGAACAATTGTTAACCTATCATGCACCACTTAAAAATCTGCTGgcaaagattttaaaaaagaccCAGAATAAGTTAGAAGACAAGGTACATGAGAAAAGAATTATCACGCTCTAATCTAGCATTGCAATGCCGCTAGCAAGTTCATTTCGAGCACGAAAATCCCGAGGAAACGAACAAAGAACAATATAAATTGCGAACAATGTAAACTCGTGCAAAAATTCAGTTTAGGAGATGGTCTCAATGATATGGAGACTTCATTTCACCTTGTACCACACCATTCCTTTAGTTTTTGATTTGTCCTTTCGCGGACCTTACTTGCGACGTTTGTTACTTGCAGAGAGAGGAAGAATCGAACAAGTGTTCTTTTTGCTGTCAATTctttattttggaaatatgATGCTGTTTGGGGAACTTCCTgaacaatttcttcaaaagcaGTCTTTCCGCCGATATAAAGATCACCAGCCAGAACGTTCGGCTAAAGCCATCAGACTTTCTTTGGTGCTTGCTTCGCTTACAACGAATAatggcaaaagatttcatagtttttaaacgcgtctttctaaacgcgtcagttgtACAtgtggagaatattcaaacttcagtttcaaacactccttcgatatcAATATAACAGACAcagaatttgaaagcattactcgaagtatggattTTCCTCCTGAATTcctccaacagttatcacagaatgtgTCAACATGAAATGACCTCAACAACATCAtggtactgataaagataacgttccatctcagatcatgtaaactaaTCAGCATTTAAACAGACAATGAAACGCAACACTGGCAACGGTAGCCCCGGCTGGCGAGGGCGCACCAATTccacgccgtgggacccgtcacatcccattctatagctttctggcgtgGACACACCAACTCGACACCGCGAGATCCGTTTTCCTCCCTTTTTGAAACTTCTTGACTGacatacacacagacacacgttaCAGAATAACCCCGCTATTATGTAGCATGTAGCGTGTGATGGTTAGAAAATCGCAAGCAAACAGACCACTCCAAAAGGGTGAACGGTAAGGAGTGTCACGGCGggttctccgcgaatgcctccgagacgtTACGTTTCCAGTGAATATGCCGGGGGATCCGCGAAAATATCTCGACGAAGTAGCGTTGAAGTCGTTCCTGGAGATCCAGAAAACGCCCTCAGATGTTCTTCTGGCGATGAAGACGCTAAGtagcagttacaaggaaatatgtaaagaagagtggtgtgagttCCCGATATTACCGTATAAGTTAAAGAACAATGTAGTTAGAAGTACGTGCCATTTTGTGTGGTCTTCTAATAAGAGAACTGTGCGAGCTCTGTCTAGATATTACCTTCgtgaagtctagaaatcttatcaaatgaatCAAATGAATTAGGCTATAAAGTTTGGGACTTGTAGATAACGATAATCCTCATTcccgttacttttgagagctggGGTGTTCCGTGTTTTTagcgaaaatttttatatatGTAGTCTGAAACTATTAGACACATCCTTATCCaaaatccgccgggaccctctctGTACGCACCCCTCCATCCCCTGACCTCGGTTCTGCAATAGAATTGTCGCAACGAAGACTCTTCAGGCGCCCAGTAGCGAACGAGCAGAGTGCGAAGAAAGTTGGtgtattcgggtcaaaacagcCAGAGGCCTAGTGGAgttccgtaagcggctgctctcgaagtggcgcggtggagctaacGGCTGAAACCGAGGTGGGAACTTACTCTTTTGTGCACTCTGAATGCAGCGAACGAGAACGTTGCCTTGATCGTTACcgtcgcttcgagcacagcttCTTAggcaattgcaccgagcttcacttcattttgacTGCTGATAGTAATCTAAGTGGAAACTCGGGATGCCGTTTACTTAAATCGTACTTTCTTTTCGACCATGAATTCAGTACAACACTTGTGCtatgaagaaataaagcaaaatagCTCCAAATTGTCCAGATAAAGTTTTATTGTCTCCAAGAAATCAATATCGCCTTGTAATCACAGTTTCGTTGACTTCGACCGCAAGCAGAAGTAATGCTGCTACTATCTGCACACAACATGTCAGCGTCCAGATGAAGTTGCCACTTCCACCAGGTAAACGTATCATAAGAAACACCAGAAATCCAATGACCAACGGACCAAATACCTCTGTAAATAATTGGTCGCTTTCTATGAGTAATCAATACTATCTCTGCACTTTGGTTATGGGTACTTCCAGTAATTCATGTGagctttcatttttgaactaaACTGCAATCGCTGCAACTGCAATCAGCTCATGCCCCCCCCATCTTACGATTCTGTTCGCCGACGTAATA
The Necator americanus strain Aroian chromosome I, whole genome shotgun sequence genome window above contains:
- a CDS encoding hypothetical protein (NECATOR_CHRI.G3592.T2) translates to MATSFSRLPPLPPLRDFIHMYRLRAKKVLSQNYLMDMNLTRKIVRSAGVQPGDWVCEVGPGPGGITRAILESSCDRLDVVEIDKRFIPPLEHLAEAAEDRLHIHHGDVLKTNIGEFWSKEVGNRCREWNDNPPPMHIIGNLPFNIASPLIIKLLKDMSYRSNVWRFGRVPLTLTFQMEVAKRICSPIDDDARSRLSIMAQYLTEPKLLFTIPGTCFVPPPEVNVGVVRFLPRAQPLINVPFEVVEKLCRQVFHYRQKYIIKGLKTLYPKELYILRLASEVEFWVMCTNSFVDMKGYFITLRFFCWLGRSAAETAQDINAIWAEESTTESTIADEMAHQLLKACRVNPKASSVQLGVEEFADLASGYEKQCQEMPGLFPYDYIKPKRTVEILAKTANALPPTNPFLVEKMPGEGIRLTEAGKFLN
- a CDS encoding hypothetical protein (NECATOR_CHRI.G3594.T1), which produces MPGDPRKYLDEVALKSFLEIQKTPSDVLLAMKTLSSSYKEICKEEWCEFPILPYKLKNNVVRIQHLCYEEIKQNSSKLSR